A stretch of DNA from Acidicapsa acidisoli:
GCTAACCGATGGAAACGAAATGGATTATTCTCCAGCCTGGTCCCCCGACGGAACACAAATCGCATACCGGACCGTCTCCGACCATGGCCTCGGAGTTTACCTGGTTTCCAGCCTCGGTGGACCGGCGCAAAAGGTCCATTCTCTGTTGGGATTGGTCCGTGAGGAACAGGGCGGGCTATCCTGGTCGCGCGATGGCAAGAGTCTGATCTTCGCGGACGGATTCTCTGCCAATTCGCCGTCCTCGATTTATGAGTTGTCGCTGGACACGATGCAAGCGCGTACCATCACCACACCGCCGCGCGCCTGGGACGGCGACTTGAGTCCGGTCTTTTCGCCAGACGGACGCAAGATCGCGTTTCTGCGTGGAATCGAAGGTTCGGTTCGTGATATTTTTCTGATGCCCTCTTCCGGAGGAGAGCCCCGCCAAATCACCCACGACGAGAGAATGATCGACAGCCTGGTCTGGGCTCCGGACAGTAATTCGATCATCTTTTCTTCCGATCGGGGCGGAAAATTCGCTTTGTGGAAGGTTTCCGTTCGGGGCGGCGAACCCGAGCGGCTGCCTGTGGGAGATGAAGATGCATATCAGCCGGCTATATCGGGCTCGACCCATCGCCTGCTCTATACGGAGAGTTCGGCAACATGGAGTATCGTCGGCGTTCCGCTCAAGTCCAATGGGCAAGCCGGTAAGCCTGTGCCAGTGATCTCCTCGACGGAACAGGATTCCGCACCCTTTTTTGCGCCCGATGGCTCCCGCTTCGCTTTCCAGAGTTGGCGATCCGGCGCTCAAAACGTGTGGATTTCTTCTCGTGACGGACTCAACCTTCTGCAGCTCACATCCTCAGGGTTTGAGCTGACCGGCAGCCCGTCTTTTTCTCCGGATGGCCAACAGGTCGCCTTCGACGGTCGGCCCGACGGACATTCGCATATTTTTGTCGTACCATCCGCGGGCGGTTCGCAAAGACAACTGACATACGGCAATTCCAACGACATTCTGCCCAGATGGTCAGCGGACGGGCAGTCGCTCTATTTTGCTTCCAACCGCAATGGCAGTTGGCAATCGTGGAGGGTCGCTGTTCACGGAGGGCAACTTCAGCAGATCACTACGAATGGCGGTTACCTGGCCATGGAGTCGCCCGATCGGCGCTGGATTTACTACACGAAGAGCGATGCACCCGGAATCTGGCGGGTATCCATCGCGGGCGGGCCTGAGGCGCAGGTCTTGTCTCAACCCAGAACCGGCTACTGGGGTTATTGGAGCATCACCAGTCATGGTATCTATGTGCTGGATGACGATCAGATGACGCCACGAATTGTGCTGGCTGATCCAGCCAGCGGAAAAATCACTCCCGTGATCACGCTGGACCAACAGCCTCCTCCATATGCAGGCATCAGTGTAAGCCCCAACGAAGATGAACTGCTCATTACCGACGAGCGCAATGCCGGCAGCCATATCACACTGGTTGAGGATTTCGCCAGATGAGCGTGACTGCATTTCTGGCTGACTTCCGGCGTTACGGCTTGGCGTTCTTATTCGAATGCTCGGAACCAGGCGCAGCTTCCACCATGCAGGACGAGCCTCCGCACAATGCTGCGGTGATCCCTTTAGCTTCGGTAATGGTGTAAATTCGATCCTCGGCAGGCAGTTTTACCAACTCTTTCGCGCCGGACGGCCAGTGAATCTCCGCAGTTCCTGCATCGGTTGCGTCGCCCAAACCGAAGTGCAATCGCCGGTCGCTGGCTGAAATATAACTTCCACTGGCCAGTACATCCTGACGCATGCGCATGCCGTTGGCCTTGAGATAAACTGTAGCGCATGTGGCATCACGCGGACTTCTGGTCCCTCCTACGAGCTTGATCTCCACCCAGTGATGATGGTCCGGATTGATGTTTCTGAGCAAAACCGGCGCCCCATCGATCGGGTTGACGATCACATCGATCTTTCCATCATTGAAGAGATCTCCGAAGGCTGCTCCGCGCGCTGGAATTACATCCGCAAGCCCCGACCCTGTGACCGGAGGAATGTATTCAAACCTCCTTCCCTTTCCGTCCGGCACATTGCGAAACAACAGCGGCCGCTCGGCAAAGGTTGTGCCCCAGTTGTGCTGATCTACCTGGGGATAGACATGGCCGTTCACCATGAAGAGATCTAGCCAGCCGTCGTTGTCGTAATCGATAAAACCATCGCCCCAGCCTACAAAAGGAATCGTCGTCTGCGCCACGTCGGCTTTGTAGCTCACGTCTGTGAAGCTCGCATTGCCGTCGTTGTGGTAGAGCACCTTGTAGTCGTCGCCGAAGTCGGTCACGAAAAAATCGATCAGCCCATTGTTCTCGTAGTCGCCCGCGGCAATGCCCATCGATGCGATTTCCTGCCCATCCTTATTCAGCGCGACTCCAGAGATGTAGCTTTGATCGTCAAAGGTCCCATTCCCTTGATTGAGATAGAGATAGTTTGGCTCCGAGTCGTTGCCCACCACCAGGTCCGGCTTGCCGTTTCCCTTGAGGCTCACAAAGATCGCGGTAAGTCCGTAATAGCGGTTCTTGTCCTCGACGCCGGCCTTCGTGGTTGTTTCTGTAAAGGTTCCGTCGCCGTTGTTATGGAAGAGATGGTCGGGTTCGCCAGCGAGGCCGCGTGGACCGCAGTTGACATTCGCGCCGCGATACAGACAGCTTGCATATCCGACTGCTTTGGTTCCGGCGACTGGTAAGTTATCCCGGTCGAGATGCACATACCCTGTTACGTACAGATCCAGCAGACCATCCCCGTCATAATCCCCCCAGGCGGAGCCGGGCGACCAATTGCCCAGCGCTACTCCGGACTTCTCCGCAACGTCAGTAAATGTGCCGTCGTGGTTATTGTGGTAAAGGCGATTCTTCCCATAGTTGCCGACGTAGATATCAGGCCAACCGTCGTTGTCGTAGTCCGCAATGCTCACGCCGTAACCCCATCGGTCATTGGTCACGCCTGCCAGCGCGGCCACATCCGTGAAAGTACCATCGTGGTTGTTGCGGAACAGCGCGGCATGGAGCGGTGTCTCCTTGCCATCCATTGCGTCAAAGGTAGAGCCATTGACCAGGTAGATGGAGAGCCAGCCGGAATTGTCGAAGTCTATCAATCCGACGCCAGAACCGTTGGTCTCAACGATGAACCTCTTTTCAGGCACTCCCATTTTGTGGGTCCAACCCGAGAGCCCGGCTGCTTTGGTGATGTCCGCAAAGACTACCGTGCCATGGTCAACAAATCCGCCCGCCGTAATCGGGCGCTTCTGTTCGTCATACACAGCGGGAGCACCGATGCCTCCCGCTATGCCGCTTGTACTCGGCCCAGGCGGGGGTGGTGCTTGTTGTGCCGGAAGTCCACAGGTGGCGAGGAGATTAGCAACTACGATATTCAAGAGCAATCCGCGGTTACGGAGCAACGAAGATCCTCCACGGCTCGAAGTGTATCGCATGCATGGGATTATGTGTCATTGTCGCAATGCTTCGTAAATGCGATTGGTGAGTCCGGAGGGTCATTTACCAGCAAGCACGTCAATGTTCGCTCCTGTGCCACCATCCGTAATGAAAAAGCTCAGGCTATGCGATTTAACTTCGATGCGTTCCGAAACCCTCCTTGAATTGACAAATATCTCATCCTGATCGCGAGACAAGCCGTATATCTCGACTTGAATTTCCTTCCACCACGCGGGATAAGAACCCTCATGCGAGCCGATCTTCAGATGCATGCCTTCGGCGTCCCTCTGGCAGTTGAACTTCATACGCAGATACGCTCCATGCTGGAAGGCGTACGTCTTGCCGTCATCCTGATACACCTCGCCGGTGCAGTTGTCTCCGGCATAGACTCGCAGCGTGAGGGCGCCTCTGGGTATCTCGTTTGTGCTTTGAGTCACAGGGGCGATGGGCAAGATCGAACCCGCGCGAACATAGACAGGAAGCTGAGCTGGATCGGGAGTGACACGGGCGGAAAGCGGCACGCTCGGACCGGTAGGCACCGATGGACTCGAAGTGTCCGGCGATGGCGGAGCAGGAGCCGGGATCTTTGCGCCGGTCCAGAAGTCGTACCAGTCGCGCGACGGAAACTCGATGGAATAGCCATCTCTTTCATCCAAATAGGGTGGGGGCGCGATGAGCAGATCGGCGCCAAGGAGAAACTCGCCGGACGCGTTGTTATCGATGTCGATCGGGTGACGATCCGCGAAGGCATCTGGAAACTCCAGGAACAAGGGGCGCAGCATCGGAAGCCCGGTCCGCGAAGCTTCCTCGGCCAGCGTATACAGGTAAGGCATGAGTTGATATCTCGTATCGATGAAGCGGCGGCGGATTGCCTCTTGATCCGACCCACCAACCCAGGGCTCCTGGTCGCCGGTTCCCTTCTCGGTGTGATCGCGGTCGATTGGCTGAAACGCGGCCACCTCAAACCATTTCGTCAATAACTCTGGGCTGGGCGTTCCAGCGTACCCTCCCACATCGGCTCCGCTGAATGCGAAGCCGCTCAAACCAAGATTTTCAAGCATGGGCGTTGCGAGGCGAAGATGGTTCCAACTGCTGCTGTTATCTCCCGTCCACGTGGCCGCATATCGCTGTCCTCCCGCATAGGTGGCCCTGGTGAGAACGAACGGGCGGGAATTGGGATCGAGTTTCAGGAGGCCGTCGAAGGTCGCTCTCGAGTTCTCCATGCCGTACACGTCGTGGATCTCGGCATGCGTCGCGGTCCGCGCTGCGAAACCAGGCTCGTCGATGCGATGCACAGCGTTTTCCGGCATCGTCAAGTTGGGAGTGTCGAAGACGGATGGCTCATTCATATCATTCCAAAAACCATCGATGCCGTCTCTGTGAAGGTCACGATAGAGCGTGCCCCACCATGCGCGCGTTTGCTGACGCGTAAAGTCGGGGAATACGCTAGGACCTGGCCAGACGCGTCCCGTAAAAACTGAACCATCGGGATTCTTCACGAAGTGGTCGCCTGCGATGCCGCTGTCGTAAGGAAAGTAGTTATGTGCCGGAACATTAGCTATGTGAAGGTCAGTGATGGCTACGACGTGGAAGTTAATTGCTTTAAGTTGAACAACCATCCCTGCAATATCTGGAAACGCTACGCGGTTGACAGTGAAAGGACGATTCCTGTCCTGAAAATCGATGTCGAGATAGATAGCGTCGGCAGGAATCGAATCGGCTCTGAGCCGGTTTGCAACTTGCAGTACGCGAGATTGGGACATGTAGCTATAACGTGACTGTTGAAATCCAAAGGCCCAAAGCGGCGGGAGCGGCGGAGTTCCTGTAAGCCAGGCATAGGTTTCGATAACCTGCCTGGGAGCAGGGCCGTAGAACAGGTAGTAATCCAACGGTCCGGCGGAAGCACCAAAAGAATAAATATCGGACGACTCCTTGCCGAAGTCGAAGCTCGTGCGCCAAGTGTCATCTAATAAGACGCCGAGCGCGGTGCCAGCGCGAAACGTCATGAAGTAGGGAATGCTCTTGTACAGAGGATCGGTCGATTCCTGAAACCGATAGGCATCGGTGTTCCAGAGAGTGAAGGCTTCGTTGCGCCGGTCGAGAGGACCGGTCTTGTCCCCGAGACCGAAATAATGTTCGTCTCGCGGCATGGATTTGTATACGCGGAATGCGTCTCCGTCAAAGCGGACCGGGCGTGCATCCTGCTGCAGAACAGCGTCAGACAGATCGCGGACTACGAGTTGAAGCG
This window harbors:
- a CDS encoding winged helix-turn-helix domain-containing protein, whose amino-acid sequence is MHKDFLIGEWTVKPELNAIAGDSETIRLEPKVMKVLLHLASHPGQVVSKESLISAVWADTFVSDDALTRCISLLRKEIGDDPHTPRYIQTIPKMGYRLIAEVRPAVDLRPAEQETSLRALKESVEDLEPAAQPAIEPESQRLENPPSQPPLAKLKSIWLFLIVVALIFGAAIAFLLWNTHRTSQLAFRVVPLTSEAGQQDEAAFSPDGSRIAFVWARSGAGSRNIFIKQIGSETLFRLTDGNEMDYSPAWSPDGTQIAYRTVSDHGLGVYLVSSLGGPAQKVHSLLGLVREEQGGLSWSRDGKSLIFADGFSANSPSSIYELSLDTMQARTITTPPRAWDGDLSPVFSPDGRKIAFLRGIEGSVRDIFLMPSSGGEPRQITHDERMIDSLVWAPDSNSIIFSSDRGGKFALWKVSVRGGEPERLPVGDEDAYQPAISGSTHRLLYTESSATWSIVGVPLKSNGQAGKPVPVISSTEQDSAPFFAPDGSRFAFQSWRSGAQNVWISSRDGLNLLQLTSSGFELTGSPSFSPDGQQVAFDGRPDGHSHIFVVPSAGGSQRQLTYGNSNDILPRWSADGQSLYFASNRNGSWQSWRVAVHGGQLQQITTNGGYLAMESPDRRWIYYTKSDAPGIWRVSIAGGPEAQVLSQPRTGYWGYWSITSHGIYVLDDDQMTPRIVLADPASGKITPVITLDQQPPPYAGISVSPNEDELLITDERNAGSHITLVEDFAR
- a CDS encoding CRTAC1 family protein, whose protein sequence is MLRNRGLLLNIVVANLLATCGLPAQQAPPPPGPSTSGIAGGIGAPAVYDEQKRPITAGGFVDHGTVVFADITKAAGLSGWTHKMGVPEKRFIVETNGSGVGLIDFDNSGWLSIYLVNGSTFDAMDGKETPLHAALFRNNHDGTFTDVAALAGVTNDRWGYGVSIADYDNDGWPDIYVGNYGKNRLYHNNHDGTFTDVAEKSGVALGNWSPGSAWGDYDGDGLLDLYVTGYVHLDRDNLPVAGTKAVGYASCLYRGANVNCGPRGLAGEPDHLFHNNGDGTFTETTTKAGVEDKNRYYGLTAIFVSLKGNGKPDLVVGNDSEPNYLYLNQGNGTFDDQSYISGVALNKDGQEIASMGIAAGDYENNGLIDFFVTDFGDDYKVLYHNDGNASFTDVSYKADVAQTTIPFVGWGDGFIDYDNDGWLDLFMVNGHVYPQVDQHNWGTTFAERPLLFRNVPDGKGRRFEYIPPVTGSGLADVIPARGAAFGDLFNDGKIDVIVNPIDGAPVLLRNINPDHHHWVEIKLVGGTRSPRDATCATVYLKANGMRMRQDVLASGSYISASDRRLHFGLGDATDAGTAEIHWPSGAKELVKLPAEDRIYTITEAKGITAALCGGSSCMVEAAPGSEHSNKNAKP
- a CDS encoding glycoside hydrolase family 31 protein; this encodes MPQPDSRALNPTSTVSPLVNGIEVQAGDLRERIVALRDDVLRVTYARGTSFPEDASWAVLATARHSAVPVTMETNADHFGFRTRALAVEIDRSTLQLVVRDLSDAVLQQDARPVRFDGDAFRVYKSMPRDEHYFGLGDKTGPLDRRNEAFTLWNTDAYRFQESTDPLYKSIPYFMTFRAGTALGVLLDDTWRTSFDFGKESSDIYSFGASAGPLDYYLFYGPAPRQVIETYAWLTGTPPLPPLWAFGFQQSRYSYMSQSRVLQVANRLRADSIPADAIYLDIDFQDRNRPFTVNRVAFPDIAGMVVQLKAINFHVVAITDLHIANVPAHNYFPYDSGIAGDHFVKNPDGSVFTGRVWPGPSVFPDFTRQQTRAWWGTLYRDLHRDGIDGFWNDMNEPSVFDTPNLTMPENAVHRIDEPGFAARTATHAEIHDVYGMENSRATFDGLLKLDPNSRPFVLTRATYAGGQRYAATWTGDNSSSWNHLRLATPMLENLGLSGFAFSGADVGGYAGTPSPELLTKWFEVAAFQPIDRDHTEKGTGDQEPWVGGSDQEAIRRRFIDTRYQLMPYLYTLAEEASRTGLPMLRPLFLEFPDAFADRHPIDIDNNASGEFLLGADLLIAPPPYLDERDGYSIEFPSRDWYDFWTGAKIPAPAPPSPDTSSPSVPTGPSVPLSARVTPDPAQLPVYVRAGSILPIAPVTQSTNEIPRGALTLRVYAGDNCTGEVYQDDGKTYAFQHGAYLRMKFNCQRDAEGMHLKIGSHEGSYPAWWKEIQVEIYGLSRDQDEIFVNSRRVSERIEVKSHSLSFFITDGGTGANIDVLAGK